Proteins from a single region of Geovibrio ferrireducens:
- a CDS encoding 2Fe-2S iron-sulfur cluster binding domain-containing protein — protein sequence MFLSKKHTVYVKNRDISFEVKSGKNLFAALEENGIKISSLCSGNGQCGKCKVRIESKNINKPTRLERRSLSELSISMGIRLACEYAVKSDIVIDTDELARRANEDPCVLSVQTLATIESVSGDDDVYGADDLPPMPEQMQEESAGETGPEPEEEEAQEEPEQDENEFKSVLTGGMFRPQEEPEYEEAEEEEEEPEEEPEEEREPVIVKYTEPEPEPEEIPEEERDVDYSTDGILLIQAPRGITYFHYSAGIGGISAKDFIETDRTLADLLRCGELKQFLDASLRYSGYERAILILSEKHFEGENVFGLINYCSFTDNGLFCEVIQPSGSPKDILKFFRFLNQTSGRKMIIPLDALEKIYFFNSGTIMGIDASLRSDFLFEHIKTGGKNPVTKISDDLMSYEKKNPDLPPDAVSLSVLFKTAALLYSKGLLSRQFRLADKMSLVGDGLEGGHHIRLIAKFSGQSFKIDSGHGILIPQAAFDDLFVLRNFIHSAIKYAEKRCGKPDTVIFYSLFPVKELADSMITLEMVPKRYHEVIRTFSEDPTLFAINFFHKSTVLSYIESTLKMGEDISLDDEIFEGIFEKVKAEFEEEG from the coding sequence ATGTTCCTTTCAAAAAAACACACAGTTTATGTCAAGAACAGGGATATAAGCTTTGAAGTCAAATCCGGCAAAAACCTTTTTGCTGCGCTGGAGGAGAACGGAATAAAGATTTCAAGCCTTTGCAGCGGCAACGGACAATGCGGCAAATGCAAAGTGAGGATAGAGAGCAAGAATATCAACAAACCCACACGCCTTGAACGGAGATCCCTCTCCGAACTCAGCATAAGCATGGGAATACGCCTTGCGTGTGAGTACGCTGTGAAAAGTGACATAGTAATAGACACGGACGAGCTGGCGAGAAGGGCAAACGAAGACCCGTGCGTTCTTTCCGTGCAGACACTTGCCACAATAGAATCAGTTTCGGGCGATGACGATGTTTACGGTGCAGACGATCTGCCGCCCATGCCTGAGCAAATGCAGGAAGAAAGCGCAGGGGAAACCGGACCCGAACCTGAAGAGGAAGAAGCCCAGGAAGAGCCGGAGCAGGACGAAAACGAGTTTAAATCAGTGCTGACCGGGGGCATGTTCCGCCCGCAGGAAGAGCCAGAATACGAAGAAGCAGAGGAAGAAGAAGAGGAACCCGAAGAAGAACCGGAAGAGGAGAGGGAGCCTGTCATAGTGAAATACACCGAGCCCGAACCTGAACCGGAGGAAATTCCGGAGGAGGAGAGGGATGTGGATTACAGCACCGACGGCATACTCCTCATTCAGGCGCCTAGAGGGATTACTTATTTTCATTATTCCGCAGGGATAGGCGGCATCTCCGCCAAGGATTTCATAGAGACTGACAGAACTCTGGCTGATCTTCTGCGCTGCGGCGAACTCAAACAGTTTCTGGATGCAAGCCTCCGCTACAGCGGATATGAAAGGGCTATACTTATCCTCAGTGAAAAACACTTTGAAGGCGAGAACGTTTTCGGGCTGATAAACTACTGCTCCTTTACGGACAACGGCCTGTTCTGCGAAGTGATACAGCCTTCCGGCTCACCGAAGGATATTCTCAAGTTCTTCCGCTTCCTTAACCAGACATCAGGGCGTAAGATGATAATACCCCTTGATGCGTTAGAGAAAATTTACTTTTTCAACAGCGGCACAATCATGGGGATAGACGCTTCCCTCAGGAGCGATTTCCTTTTTGAGCATATAAAAACAGGGGGGAAAAACCCTGTCACTAAAATATCAGACGATCTCATGAGCTATGAGAAGAAAAACCCTGATCTTCCGCCGGATGCAGTTTCCCTGTCCGTGCTGTTTAAAACCGCCGCTCTGCTTTACAGCAAGGGGCTGCTTTCCAGACAGTTCAGGCTGGCAGACAAGATGTCCCTCGTGGGGGACGGTCTTGAGGGAGGCCATCACATACGCCTCATAGCAAAGTTCTCCGGCCAGTCATTCAAAATAGACTCAGGCCACGGAATCCTGATACCGCAGGCAGCCTTTGATGATCTCTTCGTGTTGCGTAATTTCATACACTCTGCCATAAAATATGCTGAGAAGCGCTGCGGCAAGCCGGACACTGTGATATTTTACTCCCTGTTTCCGGTGAAGGAGCTGGCGGACAGCATGATCACCCTTGAGATGGTTCCCAAGCGGTATCACGAGGTGATACGCACATTCTCCGAGGATCCGACTCTTTTTGCCATTAATTTTTTCCACAAATCAACAGTTCTTTCATACATTGAAAGCACACTTAAGATGGGTGAGGATATTTCTCTGGATGATGAAATCTTTGAAGGAATATTCGAGAAGGTCAAGGCAGAATTTGAAGAAGAAG
- the ribF gene encoding riboflavin biosynthesis protein RibF: MEYFGAMQVVRNIDTLFTERPHAVVLGNFDGFHLGHKAITDRLCNIAQTKGLVPAVVTFQPHPMKFFGADLKLIMTEESKIRAFAEAGVETMFILEFSRRFADIDPEVFVREFLVKKFRAAVVIVGYDYRFGRGRSGDYSLLVTLGSKYGFTAVRVPKVTCGKVTVSSTNIRNFLLEGNVEKAGEFLGRPFFIEGKVVDGNKVGRQLGYPTANIDFRNELIPKAGIYISMAVIDGERYKSVTNIGRRPTFSFPDQMKVETHIFDFSRDIYGKDTEIELLKYVRPEEKFPDVETLIKAIDGDCVAARKWFEENGY; this comes from the coding sequence TTGGAATATTTTGGCGCAATGCAGGTAGTCCGGAATATAGACACGCTTTTTACCGAAAGACCCCACGCTGTGGTTCTGGGAAACTTTGACGGTTTCCATCTGGGGCATAAAGCCATAACTGACAGACTGTGCAATATAGCGCAGACCAAGGGGCTCGTGCCTGCTGTTGTAACCTTTCAGCCGCACCCTATGAAGTTTTTCGGCGCTGACCTTAAGCTGATCATGACAGAGGAATCCAAAATCAGAGCCTTTGCGGAGGCCGGTGTGGAAACAATGTTCATACTGGAGTTCAGCCGCAGGTTCGCGGACATTGACCCGGAAGTCTTTGTCAGGGAGTTTCTGGTGAAGAAATTCCGCGCGGCCGTGGTTATTGTCGGGTATGATTACCGCTTCGGCAGAGGAAGAAGCGGCGACTACAGCCTGCTTGTTACTCTGGGGAGTAAATACGGCTTTACCGCTGTCCGTGTTCCTAAAGTTACCTGCGGAAAAGTTACAGTTTCCAGCACAAATATCCGTAACTTCCTTCTTGAGGGGAATGTGGAAAAGGCCGGAGAGTTCCTCGGCCGTCCGTTTTTCATAGAGGGAAAGGTTGTGGATGGCAACAAAGTGGGCAGACAGCTGGGCTACCCCACCGCAAATATAGACTTCAGAAATGAACTGATCCCAAAAGCGGGAATCTATATCAGCATGGCGGTCATTGACGGGGAGCGTTATAAATCCGTCACCAACATCGGCAGAAGACCCACATTCAGCTTCCCCGATCAGATGAAGGTGGAAACACATATATTCGATTTCAGCAGAGATATTTACGGAAAGGACACGGAAATAGAGCTGCTGAAATATGTCCGCCCGGAAGAGAAGTTTCCCGATGTCGAAACTCTCATAAAGGCTATAGACGGCGACTGCGTGGCGGCCAGAAAGTGGTTTGAGGAGAACGGATACTGA
- the rimO gene encoding 30S ribosomal protein S12 methylthiotransferase RimO has translation MKISYISLGCSKNKVDLEYLMGSLQQGGHEITLEMAEADAIIINTCGFIEPAVNEAVEAVLEAAEVKKSSAKLIVTGCMTERFKNDVAGELPEIDFHTGVGKMGDVIAYLEGVEPAKKERDFLYGGARVLTGVPFSAYIKISEGCNNRCTYCTIPSIRGSLTGRRIEDIVNEITALKEQGVQEFVLVSQDNTKYGTDIYKKPMLCKLLREIDKIEGRFYVRIMYLNPDGVSEELVKLVKNSEKILSYYDIPVQHINKRVLKDMNRKSTPDDIKRVFSMIREIDPDAFIRTTMIVGFPGETDEEFAELLDFVKEYRPDYAGFFPFYPEEGTKATAMGMRVDGRKVRGRIGALRKAQIKNTRERLKKFKKSDIICFAEKPNEEFAFLMEGRALFQAPEVDGKVLFTDSESISGYGPYVCRIEKISYPDIVCEVIKPL, from the coding sequence ATGAAGATTTCTTACATAAGTTTAGGATGTTCAAAAAACAAGGTTGATCTTGAGTATCTCATGGGTTCGCTCCAACAGGGCGGACACGAGATAACACTTGAGATGGCCGAGGCGGACGCGATAATCATCAACACCTGCGGGTTTATCGAACCTGCGGTGAACGAGGCAGTGGAGGCTGTTCTTGAGGCGGCAGAGGTAAAAAAATCCTCAGCTAAGCTGATAGTTACCGGCTGCATGACGGAGAGATTCAAGAACGATGTGGCGGGAGAACTGCCTGAGATAGATTTTCACACTGGCGTAGGCAAAATGGGTGATGTCATAGCCTACCTTGAGGGTGTTGAGCCTGCAAAAAAGGAGCGTGACTTTCTTTACGGCGGTGCGCGCGTGCTCACCGGAGTGCCTTTCAGCGCCTACATCAAAATATCCGAGGGGTGCAACAACCGCTGTACATACTGCACTATTCCGTCAATCCGCGGCAGCCTCACCGGAAGGCGCATCGAGGATATAGTTAATGAGATAACAGCCCTTAAGGAACAGGGGGTTCAGGAATTTGTCCTTGTTTCGCAGGATAATACAAAATACGGAACAGACATCTACAAAAAGCCGATGCTCTGCAAACTCCTGCGTGAGATAGATAAAATAGAGGGCAGGTTCTATGTGAGGATAATGTACCTCAACCCTGACGGAGTTTCGGAAGAGCTTGTGAAGCTTGTGAAAAACTCAGAGAAGATCCTCAGCTACTACGACATCCCCGTCCAGCATATAAATAAGCGTGTGCTTAAGGATATGAACAGAAAATCAACACCTGATGATATAAAGCGTGTTTTCAGCATGATAAGGGAGATCGATCCCGATGCGTTTATACGCACCACAATGATAGTGGGCTTCCCCGGTGAAACGGATGAGGAATTTGCGGAACTTCTGGACTTTGTAAAGGAATACAGACCGGACTACGCTGGCTTCTTCCCCTTTTATCCCGAAGAAGGCACAAAGGCCACCGCAATGGGCATGCGGGTGGACGGCAGGAAAGTGCGCGGAAGAATCGGTGCGCTGAGGAAAGCGCAGATAAAAAACACCCGTGAACGCTTGAAAAAATTTAAGAAAAGTGACATCATCTGCTTTGCCGAAAAGCCCAATGAGGAATTCGCCTTTCTCATGGAGGGCAGAGCGCTGTTTCAGGCTCCGGAGGTGGACGGAAAAGTTCTCTTCACCGACTCGGAATCGATAAGCGGTTACGGCCCTTATGTCTGCCGCATTGAGAAGATAAGCTACCCCGATATAGTGTGCGAGGTCATAAAGCCGCTTTAG
- a CDS encoding outer membrane protein assembly factor BamD: MRKLIIALTATIIAVSCAKQPPKEIPAEVSMKKGMQYFERKKYKDAAEQFEAAIRNAADPDLAGNAQIFLADSHFLSKDYELAIPSYETYLRIYPYSSDAPRAKLRLGLCYYRQIGAPDRDIKNAEEALRIFSELRNENPGYAKEYELADKIRELRGLMGRRELLIAKFYLRTDKERPAVKRLQYIVENYPDTDVYPESLTMLGDYYGNKDGYEAEAIKYYRALIREFPNTKYSSGITSKLSKLLAKITDNLGTMENN; this comes from the coding sequence ATGCGTAAACTTATTATAGCACTGACGGCAACGATTATTGCGGTTTCCTGTGCCAAACAGCCCCCGAAAGAGATTCCCGCCGAAGTAAGCATGAAAAAAGGCATGCAGTATTTTGAGCGCAAAAAGTATAAAGACGCGGCTGAGCAGTTTGAAGCTGCCATAAGAAACGCCGCTGACCCGGATCTGGCGGGTAATGCACAGATTTTCCTTGCTGATAGCCATTTCCTTTCCAAGGATTATGAACTTGCCATCCCCAGTTATGAGACTTACCTGCGCATATATCCTTATTCGTCCGATGCTCCGAGGGCTAAGCTGAGGCTTGGGCTTTGCTATTACAGGCAGATAGGCGCACCGGACAGGGATATAAAAAATGCCGAGGAGGCTCTGCGTATTTTCAGTGAGCTGAGGAACGAGAACCCCGGCTACGCGAAGGAGTATGAACTTGCGGACAAAATACGTGAGCTCAGAGGGCTTATGGGCAGGCGTGAGCTTCTCATTGCGAAGTTTTATCTCCGTACCGACAAGGAACGCCCCGCAGTTAAAAGGCTCCAGTATATTGTGGAAAACTACCCCGATACGGATGTTTACCCTGAGAGCCTGACAATGCTCGGTGATTATTACGGAAATAAAGACGGTTACGAGGCGGAAGCCATAAAATATTACAGAGCGCTCATAAGGGAGTTTCCGAACACCAAGTATTCATCGGGCATAACTTCGAAGCTTTCAAAACTGCTGGCGAAAATAACCGATAATCTTGGGACTATGGAGAATAATTAG
- the serS gene encoding serine--tRNA ligase encodes MIDIKYITANPELVREKTAKRGAEFDFDTLIRLDDERKKLIFEVEELKKKKNDFSKSFPLIKKQGGDVEAAQKEMKQVSERISEMDKELDAIQEKQKAMLLTLPNLVDDSLPVGKSEEDNVLYREWGAKPSLDFEAKAHWDIAESLKLVDFERGTKVAGARFSAYTGMGAKLERALINFMLDTQSSRGYTEVMTPFLVNAASMTGTGQLPKFEEDAFKCERDGLYLIPTAEVPVTNLYAGEILDESALPIKHCAYSPCFRREAGSHGKDVRGLIRQHQFNKVELVKLVRPEDGWHELELLLRDAENILQLLGIHYRVMTLSTGDIGFASAKTYDIEVWLPGQNCYREISSCSCFTDFQARRANIRFRKQGDKRLDFVYTLNGSGLAVGRTFLAVLENYQLPDGRVRVPDVLRPYLGGAEIIG; translated from the coding sequence ATGATTGATATTAAATATATAACTGCCAATCCTGAACTGGTCAGGGAAAAAACAGCCAAAAGGGGCGCAGAGTTCGACTTTGATACCCTGATCAGGCTGGATGATGAAAGAAAGAAGCTTATTTTTGAGGTCGAAGAGCTTAAAAAGAAAAAGAACGACTTTTCCAAGTCATTCCCGCTTATAAAGAAACAGGGCGGCGATGTTGAAGCTGCACAGAAGGAAATGAAGCAGGTATCAGAGCGCATATCCGAAATGGACAAAGAGCTTGATGCCATTCAGGAAAAGCAGAAGGCTATGCTGCTTACGCTGCCGAACCTTGTGGATGATTCACTCCCTGTCGGCAAAAGTGAGGAGGACAATGTTCTCTACCGTGAGTGGGGGGCGAAGCCTTCCCTTGATTTTGAAGCAAAGGCGCACTGGGACATAGCGGAAAGCCTTAAGCTTGTGGATTTCGAGCGCGGCACGAAGGTTGCCGGAGCCCGTTTCTCCGCTTATACAGGCATGGGAGCGAAGCTTGAGAGAGCGCTCATCAACTTCATGCTGGACACCCAGTCCTCAAGGGGCTACACGGAGGTTATGACACCTTTCCTTGTGAATGCCGCATCCATGACCGGAACAGGTCAGCTTCCGAAGTTTGAGGAGGACGCGTTCAAGTGCGAGCGTGACGGTCTGTACCTTATCCCCACTGCGGAAGTACCCGTGACAAACCTTTATGCGGGCGAAATTCTCGATGAATCAGCCCTGCCCATAAAACACTGCGCATATTCACCCTGCTTCCGCCGGGAGGCAGGTTCACACGGAAAAGACGTGCGCGGACTTATCCGCCAGCACCAGTTCAACAAGGTAGAGCTTGTGAAGCTTGTCAGGCCGGAGGACGGATGGCATGAGCTTGAGCTTCTGCTCCGCGATGCGGAGAATATTCTCCAGCTTCTGGGAATCCACTACAGAGTAATGACCCTTTCCACGGGCGATATTGGCTTTGCATCTGCGAAAACTTATGACATTGAGGTTTGGCTGCCCGGTCAGAACTGCTACCGTGAAATATCCTCATGCAGCTGCTTCACTGATTTTCAGGCACGCAGGGCAAACATACGCTTCCGCAAGCAGGGGGACAAAAGGCTTGATTTCGTCTACACGCTCAACGGCTCAGGCCTTGCAGTGGGCAGAACATTCCTCGCCGTGCTGGAGAACTATCAGCTTCCGGACGGACGGGTGCGTGTGCCAGATGTTCTCCGCCCATACCTCGGCGGAGCGGAGATAATAGGCTGA
- the rsmI gene encoding 16S rRNA (cytidine(1402)-2'-O)-methyltransferase gives MAVLKILASPISGDYSQLPAYVLDEIKNADLIIGEERKTTLRFLAAVGCRGYEHRLLNEHSTDAEKKELIETVTSAGTVVLFSDAGTPCIADPGYDFVDMCINAGVEVRSLNAVSAITAALSVSGFYAESFLFAGFPPKDKQERAKFFNHMKNTKQTAVIFERPYALVRTLEELKGIGKKLSLSVSLSAPDEKNYRGTATDILNMLPEGLKAPFAVVLEGKG, from the coding sequence ATGGCGGTTCTGAAAATACTTGCTTCGCCTATCAGCGGCGATTACTCACAGCTTCCGGCCTATGTGCTTGATGAAATTAAGAATGCGGATCTCATAATAGGCGAGGAGCGCAAAACTACTCTGCGTTTCCTTGCCGCTGTCGGCTGCCGGGGGTACGAACACAGGCTTCTGAACGAACATTCCACAGATGCGGAGAAGAAGGAGCTTATAGAAACCGTAACCTCCGCAGGGACAGTTGTTCTCTTCTCCGATGCCGGCACACCCTGCATAGCTGATCCCGGTTATGACTTTGTGGATATGTGCATAAACGCAGGTGTCGAGGTGCGTTCGCTGAATGCGGTTTCAGCCATAACCGCCGCCCTTTCCGTCAGCGGGTTTTACGCAGAGAGCTTCCTTTTTGCAGGCTTTCCGCCGAAGGATAAGCAGGAGCGCGCCAAGTTTTTCAACCACATGAAAAACACCAAGCAGACAGCGGTTATTTTCGAGCGCCCCTACGCCCTCGTCCGCACGCTGGAGGAGCTCAAGGGCATAGGCAAAAAGCTCTCCCTCTCCGTCAGCCTCTCCGCGCCGGATGAAAAAAACTACAGAGGAACCGCCACCGACATCCTCAATATGCTCCCCGAAGGGCTCAAGGCTCCCTTTGCAGTCGTTCTTGAGGGAAAAGGGTAG
- the cas5 gene encoding CRISPR-associated protein Cas5: MTEAGINPRPELHIIRLKQIFSKIIIKMFHGKQLERISYPFPSRTTAKGALSPSGSILRMSVAVPL, encoded by the coding sequence ATGACGGAGGCGGGGATCAACCCGCGCCCTGAACTGCATATTATAAGACTAAAACAGATTTTTTCAAAGATAATAATAAAAATGTTTCACGGGAAACAATTGGAGAGGATTTCCTACCCTTTTCCCTCAAGAACGACTGCAAAGGGAGCCTTGAGCCCTTCGGGGAGCATATTGAGGATGTCGGTGGCGGTTCCTCTGTAG
- a CDS encoding YbaB/EbfC family nucleoid-associated protein, producing the protein MNIQMMMKQAQKMQKKIEEAQAEAAQEVVEASAGGGMVSVQVNGKNQVLGIKIEKEVVDPEDIEMLQDLIVAAVNEGMNKAQEKMQEKLSKITGNLGINLPGMF; encoded by the coding sequence ATGAACATTCAGATGATGATGAAGCAGGCGCAGAAGATGCAGAAAAAGATCGAGGAAGCTCAGGCCGAGGCGGCGCAGGAGGTTGTGGAGGCCTCAGCGGGCGGCGGCATGGTAAGCGTTCAGGTGAACGGAAAGAATCAGGTTCTGGGCATCAAGATCGAAAAAGAGGTTGTGGACCCCGAAGACATTGAAATGCTTCAGGATCTTATTGTTGCTGCCGTTAATGAAGGCATGAACAAGGCACAGGAAAAAATGCAGGAAAAACTTTCCAAGATAACGGGAAATCTGGGTATTAATCTACCCGGAATGTTCTAA
- the recR gene encoding recombination mediator RecR, which produces MIKNRVFENCLNELSRLPGIGRKTAGRLALHVLKMKQEDVKRLAESIVYLKEKTVFCSVCGGISEAPVCSVCEDRYRVRSQICVVEEPKDIFIIENTGSYRGLYHVLGGKISPLDGIGPDELRIASLMERLESGEVTEVIMATNPDVEGETTAIYIARLLKRFPEVSVTKIASGVPIGSNLEHTDEVTLLKALEGRIRL; this is translated from the coding sequence ATGATAAAGAACAGAGTATTTGAAAACTGCCTTAATGAGCTTTCCCGTCTGCCCGGAATCGGGCGGAAAACAGCGGGACGCCTTGCCCTCCATGTGCTTAAAATGAAGCAGGAGGACGTGAAGCGTCTTGCGGAAAGCATTGTATACCTTAAGGAAAAAACCGTCTTTTGCTCAGTCTGCGGCGGTATATCCGAGGCTCCGGTCTGCTCGGTCTGTGAGGATCGCTACCGTGTGCGCTCTCAGATATGCGTTGTGGAGGAACCGAAGGATATTTTCATCATAGAAAACACAGGGAGCTACAGAGGGCTTTACCACGTTCTGGGCGGGAAGATTTCACCGCTGGACGGAATAGGGCCGGATGAGCTGCGCATAGCCTCCCTTATGGAAAGGCTTGAGAGCGGCGAGGTGACGGAAGTCATCATGGCCACGAACCCTGATGTGGAAGGGGAAACCACGGCTATTTACATTGCCCGTCTCCTGAAGCGTTTTCCCGAAGTTAGCGTGACGAAAATAGCAAGCGGAGTCCCCATCGGCTCTAATCTTGAGCATACGGACGAGGTAACACTGCTGAAGGCTCTGGAGGGCAGAATCAGGCTTTAA
- a CDS encoding Rne/Rng family ribonuclease — MSREIIINSTVNECRVAVLENGSTAEIFIERAHSKNVAGNIYKGRVVKVLPGIQSAFVDIGLSKAAFLPVADIYVENGDKVAFFEKSVDGSIEFDDLETERRVQEFPPIQDLLREGQEIIVQVAKEAIGQKGARLTTHITVPGRYIVLMPGYEHVGVSRKIEQDEERERLRQILKEIKPKGMGLIARTVSAERSYEEIKSDLEYLLRLWTKIQERMSRSVAPTLVYEDHDLIFRILRDVVNEKVSRIIIDNKADYLKMKTFLREYMPDLHVEVALYEHELPVFDHYNIEIEINRILDKKVWLKSGGYIVIDQAEALTVIDVNTGRFVGKRNFEETILKTNLEAAKEIAWQLRLRNIGGIIIVDFIDMSRDENKEKVLVSLEAELKGDRAKCSVVNISPLGLVEVTRKRVQESLTRTLSEPCPYCEGRGIVKSKLTVCYDILREIRRIAPYFKNKKILVEAHPDVVDLILNDEKESLDEIELMMSVTIEVNPSEDFHIEHYDVVPVSKE, encoded by the coding sequence ATGTCCAGAGAGATAATAATAAATTCCACGGTAAACGAATGCCGTGTGGCTGTGCTGGAAAACGGAAGCACGGCGGAGATATTCATAGAACGTGCCCACAGCAAAAATGTTGCGGGCAACATATACAAAGGCAGGGTGGTAAAGGTGCTTCCGGGCATTCAGTCCGCCTTTGTCGATATAGGCTTAAGCAAGGCCGCCTTCCTTCCCGTTGCGGATATTTATGTGGAAAACGGGGACAAGGTGGCGTTCTTCGAAAAAAGCGTGGACGGTTCCATCGAGTTTGACGATCTCGAAACGGAGCGCCGCGTTCAGGAATTTCCCCCCATTCAGGATCTTCTGCGCGAAGGGCAGGAGATAATAGTTCAGGTTGCCAAGGAAGCCATAGGGCAGAAAGGCGCCCGCCTGACCACGCATATCACCGTTCCCGGCCGCTACATTGTGCTTATGCCCGGCTATGAGCATGTGGGTGTTTCCCGCAAGATAGAGCAGGACGAGGAGCGTGAACGCCTCCGCCAGATACTGAAAGAGATAAAACCCAAGGGTATGGGGCTCATAGCCCGCACTGTTTCCGCGGAACGCAGCTATGAGGAGATAAAGAGCGACCTTGAGTACCTGCTGCGCCTCTGGACGAAGATTCAGGAGCGCATGAGCCGCAGTGTTGCGCCTACACTCGTTTATGAGGATCATGACCTTATATTCCGCATCCTCCGTGACGTGGTTAATGAAAAGGTCAGCCGCATCATCATAGACAACAAGGCGGACTACCTGAAAATGAAGACCTTCCTGCGGGAATATATGCCCGATCTCCATGTGGAGGTTGCCCTGTACGAGCACGAGCTTCCGGTTTTTGATCACTACAACATAGAGATAGAAATCAACCGCATACTGGACAAAAAGGTCTGGCTGAAATCCGGCGGATATATCGTAATCGATCAGGCGGAAGCACTCACAGTGATCGATGTGAACACCGGGCGTTTTGTGGGTAAGCGCAACTTTGAGGAGACTATACTCAAAACCAACCTCGAAGCCGCGAAAGAGATAGCGTGGCAGCTTCGTCTGCGCAATATCGGCGGCATAATCATAGTGGATTTTATAGACATGAGCAGGGATGAGAACAAGGAGAAGGTTCTTGTCTCTCTGGAGGCAGAACTCAAGGGGGACAGGGCTAAATGCTCCGTGGTGAATATATCGCCCCTCGGACTTGTGGAAGTCACCAGAAAGCGTGTGCAGGAAAGCCTCACAAGGACGCTCAGCGAACCCTGCCCTTATTGCGAAGGGCGCGGAATAGTGAAGTCAAAGCTTACCGTGTGCTACGACATACTGCGGGAGATCCGCCGTATAGCGCCCTATTTCAAGAACAAAAAGATACTGGTTGAGGCGCACCCCGATGTGGTTGATCTGATACTCAACGATGAAAAGGAAAGCCTGGACGAAATAGAACTTATGATGAGTGTGACCATAGAGGTAAACCCCAGCGAGGATTTCCACATAGAGCATTATGATGTGGTTCCCGTGAGCAAGGAATAA
- a CDS encoding RlmE family RNA methyltransferase: MYDRKDAFYRKAKKEGYKSRAAYKLMELNKKYALYNPNSRILDAGCAPGGWSQVVLETVKKQPVVGVDLIQVEGMGHPNFHFVLGDLTDNEVLLRVLSICPEFDTVLSDAAPNTSGAKLLDHVNSCELVKIIFAFTKKVLRKNGNFCFKLFEGEDTQELLKDVRKFFSMVKVIRPEATRKNSFEIYVVCKGYTGEKE; the protein is encoded by the coding sequence ATGTATGACAGAAAAGACGCTTTCTACAGGAAAGCAAAGAAGGAAGGCTACAAATCCCGCGCGGCGTACAAACTTATGGAGCTTAATAAGAAGTACGCGCTCTACAATCCCAACAGCCGCATTCTGGACGCTGGCTGTGCTCCCGGCGGCTGGAGTCAGGTTGTGCTGGAGACAGTGAAGAAACAGCCTGTGGTAGGCGTGGATCTCATTCAGGTTGAGGGGATGGGGCATCCGAACTTCCACTTTGTTTTAGGCGATCTGACGGATAATGAGGTTCTGCTCAGGGTGCTTTCCATATGCCCTGAGTTTGACACAGTGCTTTCTGACGCTGCTCCTAATACTTCCGGAGCGAAGCTTCTTGACCATGTGAACAGCTGCGAGCTTGTGAAGATAATTTTTGCATTTACAAAGAAAGTGCTGAGGAAAAACGGCAACTTCTGCTTCAAGCTTTTTGAGGGTGAGGACACTCAGGAGCTTTTGAAGGATGTCCGCAAATTCTTCAGCATGGTGAAGGTGATAAGGCCGGAGGCAACCAGAAAAAACTCATTTGAGATATATGTTGTTTGCAAGGGCTACACCGGAGAAAAAGAATAG